The following is a genomic window from Plasmodium yoelii strain 17X genome assembly, chromosome: 12.
ATACCCCAATTAGCCACATTTCTTTTTCTAtctcattatatatatttatttatgtttacttattcatttaatatgtatttttCACTTATTTTAGTAATCTAATAACAGTTTTTAGGGAAGTAGCAAGAATaatagaagaaaaaaatctCAAAATCCCCTTTTACACTTTTAATGTAGATAATGCTAAGGAATTTTGCAACTCAATAAACGTCACTTCCCTTCCAttgatattatatgtatcatctgttcataaaaaaaaatatgattccTTACTTCAAAAAATCGTAAACTCAAGTAAAGACATAAAAATAGGCAACGCCTTCAGGTAAATAAAGAACTTTAAAAATTAACgaaattcataaaatttacatTAAAATGTaccaaatttattatattttatattattctaATTTTAAACGAACATCATGTATATATTACAATTGTATGAATAtacattatatgtatatatagaaaaagacctcaaaaatataaacgatatatataataaaatcttataaaatatattttaaaatggtGTACATATTACAAATTCATAGTTTAATTATTCTATAAAATAGTtgtaattttaaaaagatGTGCAagtatatattgttatatttttgtgcATTTATTTGGTCGACATTTTATTATCCACTTAATTCgtttttactatttattattatgtattactacaaattttaaataatttatttaaatgttcatttgtttattattaccTTAGATATAGTGGAGATATGTATTGCTATGATTATATAGTGGAGTGGGTAGAAGTTCATCATTACTTTACAAAGGCtcttttatttatgaaaagGATTTTTATGAAAAGAGTGTAATAAAAccaaatgaataaatattatacatacatctatttttaacattatttaatctttaattttttttatagaattTTACTACcatgaacaaaatatatgttgataatttataaataaaaaactaaaactctattttttttttattgtcttTGATTTTTAATTGTAATAAACAacgtttttttaaaaataaattattttaataattaaaatgtgTACATTTctgtaaatttataaatataaatatttattttttatacacTTTATCCGGGTTTCATATATTGCGTATAAACATTAATGTAATATACCACCATCTATTTTATGGAATACCAAAATTCCTTTTATTTACTTTCGAAACTATTTTCTATGCATGATTTTTGTTCATGCATATATGTgcatagaaaaaaatattgcacAAAACGTTGTATATAGGgacaatattataatttcattattatatattacaatattttttctattatttttgaatacttccaatataacatttttattacataGTTTTTCTTCAATTCTATCGaattatacaaattatattaaataagagtaatttttttttttacaatatttataatttctcCTTGTAATGATTCCATTTCGGGGGaatatcatataaaatataagacACTTGCTTatattatagaaaaaaaaatcacaaaataaaaacatcAAAATACAGAAAAAGGAAAGAGAAACGATAGAGAGACGCaccaaaaaatgaaaatattgtatTTGATTATACTATGCTGCATTACTTCCTTTAGACACTTTCAATTTTGTTCAAATGtatgaaaatatgaaaattaattatttgtattatttctatttttattcaattaaatttataatctttatttatgtgttattattcctttatatatttcataaaagtgaaaattatgtatatgtgtgtaactattttttttcttaaattacacatatatatgttaacTTTTCAATAATTCTTAGAATAATGTTgtcgaaaataataaaacaccCCAAATATTTAGGAAAAGGCCCcgcaaaaataataaaaatgatttgaCTAATGTAATAGGTAAAACTcaaaaggaataaaaataaacaataaaataattgaatAATGTAGTGATAAAATCACTATTATGTCCACATGTATAGATTGTCGATATTGTGATATGATCCTAAATTTTGCTTATACAGTTGATTCTATGAAtgttttgtattttttacatttatagATTTCTCTTTTATAAACACAAATAGCGAGGGAAATAAATCAGAACATcctgaaaatgaaaaaaacaaaaataatgaacacgtcgaaaataaagaaaaccCAAAAGTAAAGGACAATCATGatcaagaaaaaaatgacgaTAAAGGCAAAAAGGATAAAAAAacagacaaaaaaaaagatatggAAGATGATGATTTTGATATAGAAGATTTTGACGACGATGacgatgatgatgatgaaatagatgaaaaaaaatccaAAACAAAAGGAAATaacgataaaaataaaaaaatagaggaaaagaaaaatgatgaaaagaaaaaagatgATAAGAAAAAAGACGACAATAAAAAAGATGCCAAGAAAAAAGATAAAGACGATGATGATGACGACGATGATAATCTTGATGACGAAGGTGATGacgatgatgatgatgatgaagatCAAGAGGATAAACCctccaaaaaaaataaaggaaataatacaaaagaCGAAAAGAGTAATAACAAACATACAGAAAACTTAAAAGCTGAGAAAAAAACagataaagaaataaaaaaacacaaaaataACGAAGATATTGATAATACccataaaaaggaaaatcacaataataataataatagtaataataataatagtaataataataatagtaataataataatagtaataataataatagtaataataatagtagtaataataataataataataataccgAGACAAATAATAATCATCATGAGGATAATCACAACGAAAACAATCAATCAAAAACAAACTCAACCAATTCAAATACAAATCATTCTGAGCAAAATCATAATGGAAATATAAGTATGCCTAATGTAATGGAATCAATGTCCCCCATAGTTGGGTATACTTTTCAAAAAAAGGACAACACACCTATTACCCATCCCATTAATACGTACGTACATTTATTGCCAATCTAAAACGGATATAAACATGTGAAATcatatatatccatatagATTTACCATATAATGATCAATTAACTGGCACCTTAAACAGTGCCCTtcttatgttatattttttccattttagtAAGACTTACAATAGTTTTattctaaattatttatttatttttatatacttttattttttcccacTAGGATATCAAGTGAAGATATAAACATTCCTGAAGATATTAAGAAAGACTTTATGAAATTATTAGCAAGCGTAATTAAACTTAACACTAAAGATAGTTCACATCCTTCTAATCaatttatagaaaataataaatcaacGAATCCATTATTACAGAATAATCCTAACCATGAGCATGCAAACAACTcatcatttataaaaaacatatattaccATTTCAAAAACCATTTATCATATTACATAATAGGAACGATagttttgtttattttaacaTTGCTAATTCAGGCTTCAAATGTAagtgatgataataaaaaaaaaaaaaaaaaaattaaaaaagataGGAGCCAAATTTCCAATTACAGACGAACGGTTGAGTGCTAATAGATAtaactttaaaaaatatacatatgtgtatatatatgtacgcAAAGCAGATACActtatgtatgtatgtatgtttACATGTATAGACAATAAAAAAGTGCAGTTTGAACAAAATTTTTAACTTTTATTATACACTAGTGAGTATATGTAATTTAGACCGTTTTAAGTGTTTTTTAACACCtttatagttatatatatttatttggatATGCTtacatgtatattattttattattatttttttttagtagaACGAATCATAAAACTGCTTATGGGAACTCCATGGGTTACTATAATATTGAGttttatttatcttttttttttatttatttatatacataattaatTACTATTCTtgcatttataattttttcttttttattatccgTTTGTTTATGAAgccataatttattattattgataatatttttgtttttaatagtgtttttgtataatgttttaaaatatagCTTGTTATGCTATCGTTACATAACATGTTTCTGctataatgaattttttcAGAAGAAAAAGCATTTTccttctcttttttttttcttttaagtttcgattttatattttagaCACAATAAaacttttgttttaatttttattaaataaaataaaaataaaatagaaacaACCAAAACAAACatcattaaaaattatattcgtTGGATactaaaaaaagaaacacGATCTAGGTacatgtgcatatatattacttatatacaaaaaaataaataaatattataaaataaataaataaatgttataaaatgAATAGGTAAATATACGGATACACATTAATGGCTAAATAGACGAGTGAtgataaacaaaatgaaaattttaaatattattttgaataaaaaCGTTCAAGgagtttttattttcacttGTATATACCCCCACTTCGGTAACAATGTAACTAATATAATTAAGTGGAGTGACATCGTTACATATATTAGCTACATAAAATGATTTATCggtatttgtttttattttatcaatatGTGATAAAACAGAACTAAATAGATTTGTTTCGTTATGTCTATCtctgcatatattttttatgtttaaatTTCCAATAGAACTGCAAATGGAATCACAAACATTATTGCATGAAgttttttcttcttcaatttcattttgttttattttaggGTTTGAATTATTCGATGAGATatctaaataatttttaaagtTAATGaaataactatttttttgttcataaaatgctttatcattttttatattataaaattgtttattctttttattcatatttttacaatCATTAGATACATTTGTAAAATTGTGTTTGTgattaatacatatatttattgtttcaacttttttattatcatttgaTTCATCTACTATTTTCATAATGCTTTTTGACGAAACAATTCTTTCATTACTTATATCTTTAACTGTGTTTCTGAAAACTGgagtttctttttttttcaaaccAGACGCGCTCTGGCTTGTTtgatttgtattattttctcCTATGCTAATTTCATCTTGATTCGTTTTATTAATGTTTATTTCTTCGTAACtgtttttcttcattattagTGTGTTCATTTTTTCGTCTTTAACAACTTTTATAAAAAGAGAtgttttttcttcttcatgcaaggaaaaaatatttttttttaatatattattcgatgtttgatcatttttattttctatatatagaGAAGATGATTGattatcattaaatttttgAATATTACTTTTGTCAAAACTATTGCTATCATGCTTGCATTTTATAGATGCATCATTATATTTTGGAGACTCATTTGGATcacatatattattgatattgtgctttttttcattttcttttcttctttttttataaaatttattggGATTTCCTGAAGAATAAATAATAGTTGGTTTTGGACATTTCATGTTTTGATTCAAGGAATTTGTGCTTCCTATGTAactttcattatttatattgctAAACAAAATTTGATTCGATTTTATATCTGGATATGattctataaaattattcagttttttattaaattctAAACCTGAATCTACTgcaattttatcattttttcttatagatggaatattattatgatgaTGTTTTGAATTATGATAATGatgcaaatatatataatcatagacatctatattattatttatattattcataCTAAAACTatctataattattttattacttattttatatgtttcaCAAACTATATATACAGGAACATTATTTACCTTTGAAATCATACAAATCATACTTGTTCCTGCATaaccatatatattattatgcataATAGAATCAATACCTAATAAAACTTTAGTAcactttttaatattataagaTAAGCTACTAAGTAATGTATATGTAACAGGTATAcccaattttatatataattttatattgtgTGAATTTTTATATGGTTCTGAATCTACTAGGAAAATTTCGAAcgtttttccttttttttttgcatttatcatagatatatatatatcataatcaaaagtatatattaataaaatatccttatcttcaattatatattctgATACataatttgatatatttatagatGGAATAATTATCTTAGttcttatataattattaatattattaataattatttcttttatttcgtCTAAAACATGTTTACCTATACTTTCTGTTACCATATTTTTAAACCATCTAATTACTTCTCCCATACTTATGCTATGCTTTTTacacattataatataatttatttctttatcaATCACAATTTTCATATGCCTATTAATTGGCTCATAAGGGGGTAATGTATAATCTTTTATAAAAGATTTTAATGCCATTAACAGATCAACATTCCTATGGTTATGTGTtgtattcatatatttattgaaatatattcctgttcttaatatatttgtgtgTATTTCGTTTTGATTAAGATCtaacaatattttatcatatatatttgtcttatcaaataaatcaaaattatataaatctaagtaatttattttattatcatgcgataaaaaattatattgcTGAGTATTAgacaaatttatttttccatttaagATATTAGGAAATGGGCATGTActaaataaatttgttttattagaAGAATTGTTTtgtttgttattatttaaacttaattttgttttattgtttATAGTGCTTGTTTTTAAAGGGTCATATGTTATtgtgtttttattttcttcataatTTTCTCCTTTTTCATTCTTATCATGTTTAATTTCTtccctttttattttatttttttttattttattatcatcatcatcatctctttcatcttcattttcttcttggGCATTTTGCACCGACACACTCTTTCCTTGCTTCTTTTCCTCGCTATCAATTTTAGAACATTCTTTATCTGTGCATGTATTGGAATAAGTTTTCCCCATACAATTATTTGAAATAGTTTcattgtttttattaatacttTCGAATTTGTTGTTACTAGTGTTTGAACTTGAAATACCACTtatgtcattttttttgtcttcTTTTGTTACCCCACTTATATCTACCTTCCTCCTATTAtggtataaattatatttcaagGATGTACTTGGATCATCATCAATATCATCGCTTTTATCATTATCTTCACTTTCTTGTTTCAATTTTAATACcctattataatatattggCTTACATATTAAGCATCGATGCTTTGTAAAATAGggacatttatatatattattaataatacataGAATGGAATAAAATACTGTACTTTTTTCATTACAGGGCTTTACAAAACCTTTAAATAATGTGTGTAGAAGAGTTTTTTTACTcgtgtttttatttaatattgacactttaacatatttttcgCTTTTGGAAAAattctttttaaatttttctttatttattgttccactcactttttttttttttcttttagaaaaagttaaataaaatttatcatCCATTTTCTTCCATagaaaatgaataataaaaaaaaatatattttttttgaaaatgttaaataataTGGGAATACtacaaaatgaataaatgaaGGTAAagtatattatgtatatatccaaatatacatataaaatctATATTGGttaatcatatatataagaaaCCAATtccataaataaaaaaattgatatttatatatatgtattcgTGATAGTTCAAAAGCAATAACCACATATAGTAGTATATACaattttctaatattatatttgtataataatataagcGCATATTTaattgtatgtatatataaaatacataatgaatattatattgtatatatatattatatatatatgcatatattctTGTTCATGTGTGGTTTCtatgaaaaatatgcatatatagcTTGACCATCTCTTGTAATATTTCTGTACGcatcataaatatatgaacacggttattattatattaatactaGATATTGCTAACTATATCTTAAgaataacatatattttttttaacattgtACTTAATTCCACTGTTGAAAATTTTGGTTTTatgtaaaattaaaaaatacaccatttaaaagatatttcattatatgaaaatgtaaataaaaaaaaataaataatatatgtatataataaagtatatatattaaaaattagaAAGGAATGATATTCATATTAAGATATTGTATTAATTCATGTAAAAGTTGtatttaaatatacatatataatatataacaaaataaatatacacagGTAAATTTTCtccaaaattaatataacattatttaaaatCTTTACATGTTTTGTGGCATTTCGCACACAGTTTTTCTATAAATTGGTAGTTTAATTGTTTGGtaatcataataataataacctGGCTAATTTTAAtgttattatgtatatttgtttaatGTGAATAATATAGTATGgtattttcaatatataagggaaagtgtatatatattgtaacaTTCCCTACACAAAGAAATATTTAtcgtttttttattatactattATTAGCATATTATCAAAAGTATAAAATACACAAAATAAACTTCTGCATTGtgacatatttttaatataatttatcaaaatttaaaagagATTATTAGAGGAAGTACAACTTAAATAAATTCTACATTTCACCTTTTAataattgatatatatagtataatacttataattatatacgtATATTAAATGCTATGTCgtaaattttttttggtgtgtttatgaatattttcaaaataaaagttatttatgaaaaaaagcatatataatatttcaatatattACAAATATTGTAAATAAACTAAACCATAATTGTGTGATATGTTGGCAATTATATGTctacataatttattaaactaTTTCACATtaattttactttttataatataatttttttatagataatatgAGGTAAaactaataaaatttaaatataaaaattaaatatagaaattaaatataaaaattaaataacaaaatatatcattttcttaTGCTTTTATATTCGGAAATGAACCAGTCAATAGTTTCTTTTAAACCTGTAATGTCACATTAAATAatgtattttaaaaatgtataagcATAGACATGTATAGTCaatatatagtataataTGCTTCATTTaagttatataaataaacttTAAATCTgaattttatagttttattcTATTCGTAATTTTTTCCATCTAACCTTTATCTATATCAGTAAATGAAAAAGAGCTATTTATTATAGACATTAGTTTATCGTTGGACGCCgtctgaaaaaaaatatacatgtattttatttgtgtCCATTtgcttttattttgtattatatttttgttattattattattttaatccTTATAATAGTATTAAATTGGAACCTTCTTGTGAATTCCATTGTCTTGCGTGTCATCAAACTgggaaaaaaattaatttatatatttttcacacGTCACTTATTTGTTATTATGAATAATAGTAAAGGGAattgctttttttttctatatatttaccAATATTTCGTTATTAAATTTCATATAATGCTTTATTTTGTTCGCCAGTTCTTTGATACTTAATTCTGGCAATGgtgaaaaaatatgattaattaaatattatttgaaaaacAATAACAATGAAAATTAACAGATATATATTGTGATTACCATTTGAAGGTAAATTCGTGGAGAaaataacattaaaaatgttattctTAATAATGGTTAAATTTTGTGAATAATAAGTATTGAGAATATAGTACAAAATATTACTTATATCTCTATTGTAAATAAATTGACGAATAGCTGAGCCATTTCCCATGAGTTTAACATCTGTGTTattaactaaaaaaatattaacattttgaattataatataattaaactatCAATAAGCGATTTCTACCTAAACATTcacaattaatatattttatgtagTAGCGTGTATattatatcataaaaaagCTATTTGCTTTCAATTACCTTTTGCtaaatatatcttatgaATAATAGAAGGTATTACATGACCATTTTCTAAGTTAAAGTTATCATATTTACCATAAATATTTGTAGGTATTATACACATCCActgataattatatttttccctATAACATCGAACCAATATTTCTAAGACTCTTTTCGATGTACTATAACCTTCATTACTTAAATGACACCTTCCATCATGAACATTTTCTTCAATTAATGGTAAATCGCATTTTTCAGGGAAAATACACGTGGATAGTGCAAATATACCTCTAGTTATCTATAAAGACGCCAAAAGgagcatatacatatatatattatatatatattatatgtgtatgtatatatatatatatgtatgttttAAACCAAAGGGTGGCATTTATGTATTGTGTATAAGTTatcattttaatattttttattcaattattattaaagtATGTCTTTCCATagtcttttcttttttcgttttacacatttttttgtaattatttttataataaatataattaacatATTCGTATTATTgctacttttttttttacgaaTTTATTCGAATTATTACCGAATATTTGTGACAAATTTTGactatatttaaattaatatctAAATTGTTTAACAAAAATTgtaaattgttatttttattcgcGTACAAACCTCCCACATGGGCTgcaaaatgtattatatcagtaaacttatttttttcaaaaaaatttttagtatcatcataattttttaaattacacATTTTAGaacttaaaaaaacatattttttaattacatttttatcattagaATTTACAATGATTTCATTTTCACTTTCAATGAAATTTggattttcattttttaccACTTCCCGAAAACTATTTCCCAATAAACCAGTACCACCAGTAATTATGCATACTCTtgacatattttaaaataagtaaaaagaaatataaaataaaaataaaattaaattaaaaccgAAATATAAAGATATTTGGAATTATATTACTCTAAAATAAAcataagata
Proteins encoded in this region:
- a CDS encoding GDP-L-fucose synthase, putative, yielding MSRVCIITGGTGLLGNSFREVVKNENPNFIESENEIIVNSNDKNVIKKYVFLSSKMCNLKNYDDTKNFFEKNKFTDIIHFAAHVGGLYANKNNNLQFLLNNLDINLNIVKICHKYSITRGIFALSTCIFPEKCDLPLIEENVHDGRCHLSNEGYSTSKRVLEILVRCYREKYNYQWMCIIPTNIYGKYDNFNLENGHVIPSIIHKIYLAKVNNTDVKLMGNGSAIRQFIYNRDISNILYYILNTYYSQNLTIIKNNIFNVIFSTNLPSNELSIKELANKIKHYMKFNNEILFDDTQDNGIHKKTASNDKLMSIINSSFSFTDIDKGLKETIDWFISEYKSIRK
- a CDS encoding initiation factor 2 subunit, whose translation is MDDKFYLTFSKRKKKKVSGTINKEKFKKNFSKSEKYVKVSILNKNTSKKTLLHTLFKGFVKPCNEKSTVFYSILCIINNIYKCPYFTKHRCLICKPIYYNRVLKLKQESEDNDKSDDIDDDPSTSLKYNLYHNRRKVDISGVTKEDKKNDISGISSSNTSNNKFESINKNNETISNNCMGKTYSNTCTDKECSKIDSEEKKQGKSVSVQNAQEENEDERDDDDDNKIKKNKIKREEIKHDKNEKGENYEENKNTITYDPLKTSTINNKTKLSLNNNKQNNSSNKTNLFSTCPFPNILNGKINLSNTQQYNFLSHDNKINYLDLYNFDLFDKTNIYDKILLDLNQNEIHTNILRTGIYFNKYMNTTHNHRNVDLLMALKSFIKDYTLPPYEPINRHMKIVIDKEINYIIMCKKHSISMGEVIRWFKNMVTESIGKHVLDEIKEIIINNINNYIRTKIIIPSINISNYVSEYIIEDKDILLIYTFDYDIYISMINAKKKGKTFEIFLVDSEPYKNSHNIKLYIKLGIPVTYTLLSSLSYNIKKCTKVLLGIDSIMHNNIYGYAGTSMICMISKVNNVPVYIVCETYKISNKIIIDSFSMNNINNNIDVYDYIYLHHYHNSKHHHNNIPSIRKNDKIAVDSGLEFNKKLNNFIESYPDIKSNQILFSNINNESYIGSTNSLNQNMKCPKPTIIYSSGNPNKFYKKRRKENEKKHNINNICDPNESPKYNDASIKCKHDSNSFDKSNIQKFNDNQSSSLYIENKNDQTSNNILKKNIFSLHEEEKTSLFIKVVKDEKMNTLIMKKNSYEEININKTNQDEISIGENNTNQTSQSASGLKKKETPVFRNTVKDISNERIVSSKSIMKIVDESNDNKKVETINICINHKHNFTNVSNDCKNMNKKNKQFYNIKNDKAFYEQKNSYFINFKNYLDISSNNSNPKIKQNEIEEEKTSCNNVCDSICSSIGNLNIKNICRDRHNETNLFSSVLSHIDKIKTNTDKSFYVANICNDVTPLNYISYIVTEVGVYTSENKNSLNVFIQNNI